In Thermanaerovibrio velox DSM 12556, the genomic stretch GGACCAGGAGGTCATGAGGGCCCAGCTTGCCACCATAGAGGCCCTGTCGGAGCTGGCGGAGTCCAGGGACGAGACCACCGGGGGGCACATAATAAGGACCAGCCACTACTGTGCCCTGCTTGGCCGGGGGCTCATGGAGCTGGGGCTATACCCGGATCAGGTGAACGAGGAGTTCATCGAGCTCCTCAAGAAGGCGGCGCCCCTCCATGACATCGGCAAGGTGGCCATACCGGACAGCATACTTCTCAAGAGGGCCCCGTTGACCAAAGAGGAGTACGAGGCCATGAAGAACCACACCATCATGGGGGAGCAGGCGCTGCTCAAGGTGCTCAAGAAGTACCCGGGGCACCCGCTCCTCCAGATGGGGATCCAAATAGCCCGGTCCCACCATGAGAAGTGGGACGGCACGGGGTACCCGGACGGGCTCAAGGGGGAGGAGATACCCTTGGCGGCCAGGATAATGGCGGTGGCGGACGTTTACGACGCCTTAAGGTGCTACAGGCCCTACAAGACCCCGCTCAGCCATCAGGAGAGCATGTTCATAATACAGGAGGGCTCCGGGGACCACTTCGACCCCAAGGTGGTAACGGCCTTCGTGGCCCTGGAGAAGGTCTTCGAGACCACGTCGGACAAGCTGGTGTTCCCGGAGGAGATGGAGATACCGGGCCCCTAGGGAGCGGGGTGCCGCCGGTCCCCTAGGGACCCGGTGGTCTACTAAGCATATGGGCTCAGCAACGCTGGGATCTCCTTGAGGCAGCGGGGGGCCACAAGCCCCTAGCCGCGGGCCCGGTGGTCCAAGCCCCGGAGCTCCGGCAGGGCCCCTTCGCAGAACTCCCTAAAAGCCCCATCCCCCCAAAGGTAAAAGGCCACCAGTTCCAGGGCCCCGGGGTTATCAAGGACGAACCGCCTGACAACCCCTGCCATGACGGCCCCGCAGGCCCTCAGTGGGAACCCCCCCACGCCGGTGCCAAGGGCCGGGAAGGCCACGCGGCGGAAGGAGTTCTCGAGGCACGCCTTGAGGGACGCCTCGGTGGCCGAGGCTATGAGGTCCTCTCGGGTCACCAGGTCCTGTCCCATCACCGCGGCGTGAACTATGCCCCTCAGCGGCAGCATCCCGGGGGACGTGACCACCGCGGAACCCACCTGGATAGGGCCTTTCGAGCGGGCCTCCCGGTCCACCTGGTCCCCGGCGGCCCTCCTTATCGGCCCCCGCCACGCCGCTTCCCATCCATAGGTGATCGTTCGCGGCGTTCACTATCGCATCCCCCCGGAAGGAACATATGTCCCCCTGGAGGAACTCCACCGACGTCTTAAGATCCCCGGAACCCAACGAAAACCCAAGCTTACCCGCCAAGGGCGCCACCTCCCAAATAGCTTTATGCATTCCGTCGAAAGGCCCGGACTTGAAAACCCTTTGACCTCAAGGGGGCAAGGGGTGACCTCCCTCCAGGATCAGGATCCCTCGAGGAACTCGGGGGAACAGTGAGAATCTGGGAGATCGGGCAAGAGGATCTCCCTCAGGGCCCTCATGTGCTTGCACTCCCTGTAGGTGCTCTGATGGTAAGGGCAGGTACAGCTGTGGAGGGTGGTGAAGTAGATCTGGTTGGAAGAGGAGGATCGGAAGAAGCCGGACCGGCTCTCCACGTCCAGCTC encodes the following:
- a CDS encoding HD domain-containing phosphohydrolase, coding for MVDDSIMNLQILEEVLRIQGYEVRTFPNPLEALSKADQDPPDLFILDVVLPEMDGFELCRRLKQRELLREIPVMFVSSLDDPQHISKAFLEGGVDYVPKPFRPEEIAARARTHIRLREAQRELLEQNRELEDILQRKDQEVMRAQLATIEALSELAESRDETTGGHIIRTSHYCALLGRGLMELGLYPDQVNEEFIELLKKAAPLHDIGKVAIPDSILLKRAPLTKEEYEAMKNHTIMGEQALLKVLKKYPGHPLLQMGIQIARSHHEKWDGTGYPDGLKGEEIPLAARIMAVADVYDALRCYRPYKTPLSHQESMFIIQEGSGDHFDPKVVTAFVALEKVFETTSDKLVFPEEMEIPGP
- a CDS encoding macro domain-containing protein translates to MDREARSKGPIQVGSAVVTSPGMLPLRGIVHAAVMGQDLVTREDLIASATEASLKACLENSFRRVAFPALGTGVGGFPLRACGAVMAGVVRRFVLDNPGALELVAFYLWGDGAFREFCEGALPELRGLDHRARG